A stretch of Lentibacillus sp. JNUCC-1 DNA encodes these proteins:
- a CDS encoding DUF86 domain-containing protein, which translates to MLVHIDQLLALYDKEKPFNSNVEHLALERLTHTLIESMLDVGNMMIDGFIMRDPGSYNDIIDIMVDERVLPESDQQAYHKLIELRQLLVQDYADIDHKTLTNVLYEYQQVLEKFSTHVTAYLDNELGVANAFTKD; encoded by the coding sequence TTGCTTGTTCATATTGATCAGCTGTTGGCGTTGTATGATAAGGAGAAACCCTTTAATTCCAATGTGGAACACCTTGCATTGGAACGGCTTACGCATACACTAATTGAGTCAATGCTTGATGTTGGTAATATGATGATTGACGGGTTTATTATGCGAGACCCTGGGAGTTATAATGACATTATTGACATCATGGTAGATGAGCGTGTTCTGCCTGAAAGCGATCAGCAAGCCTATCACAAGCTAATCGAACTGCGTCAGTTGCTTGTACAGGATTATGCAGACATAGATCATAAAACATTAACCAATGTATTATACGAATATCAACAGGTGCTGGAGAAATTCAGTACGCATGTAACAGCGTATTTGGATAATGAACTGGGAGTCGCCAACGCATTTACGAAAGATTGA
- a CDS encoding phosphatidylglycerophosphatase A family protein has translation MDKNTDNKTLESVAREWLKQRGVKLEDIAELVYYLQAKYHEDLQMEDCLYNVDRVLTKREVQNAILTGIQLDKLAEDGKLDSPLQETIETDESLYGIDEIVAFSIVNVYGSIGFTNYGYIDKQKPGILKHLNDKSTGECHTFLDDIVGAIAAAASSRLAHATADDALLDD, from the coding sequence ATGGATAAAAATACAGATAATAAAACTTTAGAATCAGTTGCAAGAGAATGGCTTAAACAAAGAGGCGTCAAACTGGAGGATATTGCTGAACTGGTCTATTACCTCCAGGCTAAATATCATGAAGATCTTCAAATGGAAGACTGCCTGTACAACGTTGACAGAGTCCTGACAAAACGAGAGGTGCAAAACGCCATCTTAACAGGCATTCAGCTTGATAAACTCGCTGAAGACGGAAAACTCGACAGCCCGCTGCAGGAAACGATTGAAACAGATGAAAGCTTGTATGGCATCGATGAAATTGTTGCCTTTTCAATTGTAAACGTGTACGGCTCAATCGGCTTTACCAACTATGGTTATATCGATAAGCAAAAACCAGGTATTCTGAAACATTTGAACGATAAGTCCACCGGGGAATGCCACACATTTCTTGATGACATCGTGGGTGCTATCGCAGCCGCAGCATCAAGTCGTTTGGCTCATGCCACCGCAGACGACGCTTTACTTGATGATTGA
- a CDS encoding TIGR01457 family HAD-type hydrolase, with amino-acid sequence MTSYSGYLIDLDGTMYNGTEPIDSAIQFVCRLKEQNKSYLFVTNNSSSTPEQVADKLQKMGVPAASEQIITSSLATATYIREQYGAARCYVIGEEGLKHALEETGHTIIDDDSQVDVVIVGIDRSVTYEKYAKACLHVRAGAAFISTNGDIAIPTERGMLPGNGALTSVIEVSTKEKPVFIGKPETTIMNTALKRMDLSKAATVMIGDNYDTDIMAGVNAGMDTLMVLTGVTTTSQLSEIKHKPTHVVNDLSEWLI; translated from the coding sequence ATGACAAGTTACAGCGGTTATTTAATTGATCTTGACGGAACGATGTACAATGGAACAGAACCGATTGATTCAGCGATTCAGTTTGTGTGTCGGTTAAAAGAGCAGAACAAATCTTATTTGTTTGTAACGAATAATTCATCAAGCACCCCTGAACAAGTGGCAGATAAATTGCAGAAGATGGGAGTTCCTGCAGCGAGCGAGCAAATCATCACCTCAAGCTTAGCAACAGCCACTTACATAAGAGAGCAATATGGGGCTGCACGCTGTTATGTTATCGGAGAAGAGGGGTTGAAGCATGCGCTTGAAGAGACGGGTCATACAATCATAGATGATGACAGTCAGGTAGACGTAGTTATTGTCGGCATCGATCGTTCGGTCACATATGAAAAGTATGCTAAGGCATGTCTTCATGTTCGGGCCGGGGCAGCATTTATTTCAACAAATGGAGATATCGCTATCCCGACCGAGAGAGGCATGCTGCCTGGAAATGGTGCATTGACGTCAGTCATTGAAGTCAGTACAAAAGAAAAGCCCGTATTTATCGGTAAACCCGAGACGACAATCATGAATACCGCTCTAAAAAGAATGGACTTGAGCAAAGCGGCAACAGTCATGATTGGAGATAATTATGATACTGATATTATGGCAGGTGTTAATGCTGGTATGGACACATTAATGGTCCTGACAGGGGTTACAACCACATCGCAGCTGTCCGAAATCAAACATAAACCCACACATGTGGTAAATGATCTGTCAGAGTGGCTCATTTGA
- a CDS encoding SAV0927 family protein, with protein sequence MAQSFELIKDQTVQKDVRYVSVMGDYNRYDVALMTHTVDKNKIFVIDLNKNRYALVDQDKVGSQAEIAHLFQVSGFEAEELISFLKSIL encoded by the coding sequence ATGGCACAATCATTCGAATTGATTAAAGATCAAACGGTTCAAAAAGACGTGCGATATGTAAGTGTTATGGGTGATTATAATCGTTATGATGTTGCACTCATGACACATACTGTCGATAAGAATAAAATATTTGTGATCGACTTGAATAAAAACCGTTATGCTTTAGTGGATCAGGACAAAGTTGGCAGCCAGGCTGAGATTGCTCATTTATTCCAAGTGTCCGGCTTTGAAGCCGAAGAACTCATTTCATTCTTAAAAAGTATTCTTTAA
- a CDS encoding RDD family protein, whose amino-acid sequence MIRKNKKEIRLRRSVRDFLPVILTAMLVLPIGWLPAFMPQIMHKLAIKAQQPDIPEEQLEKDLDTYQSYLTRKYNMEATFDDEAFSEANGHYTVSAVPVNGENIPFTVSQDHNDNIRDTYIGSLWSKEIYDVFDPMVSQLYENVWIFETKVTTFREMDQYVLDNYEAIPDFFDVYSEFPNGYRFCITLYVFNDFSNEEEEQVKIYKLVEQLQESGITLTGFELKYYDQALYEQAGKDMKPTNEHRTYASHFLALNQQQLDSIQTLKTLENIWLNWKSSIKNRGGHMVSVEMGHEWEEEDNGTPAGFWMRLAAWGIDVLLVTFCLVFTKIAPHGSVALTGLLFGDRPADEYLMNYWVIQITMVLAVFWLYDAILESSPLQATVGKMLVKVKVSGEFNTKISFTKASGKFVLNVISLMLLGIGQFISLFTKDKQTIVDRVLNYGVYKA is encoded by the coding sequence TTGATCCGAAAGAATAAGAAAGAGATTAGGTTGAGGCGAAGTGTGCGCGATTTCCTTCCTGTGATTCTGACAGCGATGTTGGTGTTGCCAATTGGGTGGTTGCCGGCTTTTATGCCGCAAATCATGCATAAATTGGCGATCAAGGCTCAGCAACCCGATATACCGGAAGAACAGTTGGAGAAAGATCTTGATACTTATCAATCGTATTTAACCCGGAAATATAACATGGAAGCAACATTTGATGATGAGGCCTTCAGTGAAGCAAATGGGCATTATACAGTATCAGCTGTACCGGTTAATGGGGAGAATATCCCTTTTACTGTCTCACAGGACCATAACGATAACATTAGAGACACTTATATTGGATCTTTATGGTCTAAGGAAATATATGACGTTTTTGACCCTATGGTTAGTCAGCTTTATGAAAATGTTTGGATATTCGAAACTAAGGTAACCACTTTTCGGGAGATGGATCAGTATGTCCTAGACAACTATGAAGCTATTCCAGACTTTTTCGACGTATACAGCGAATTCCCTAATGGCTATCGTTTTTGTATTACACTGTATGTGTTTAATGACTTTTCCAATGAAGAGGAAGAGCAAGTAAAGATTTATAAGTTGGTTGAACAGCTGCAGGAGTCTGGCATAACCCTCACAGGTTTTGAATTAAAGTACTATGATCAAGCGTTGTATGAACAGGCGGGAAAAGATATGAAGCCGACCAATGAACACAGAACATATGCCTCACATTTCCTTGCACTGAATCAACAACAGCTTGACAGCATACAAACCCTGAAGACGTTAGAGAATATCTGGTTAAATTGGAAAAGTTCTATCAAAAATAGAGGTGGTCATATGGTGTCAGTTGAAATGGGTCACGAATGGGAAGAAGAGGACAACGGAACCCCCGCAGGTTTTTGGATGCGTCTTGCTGCATGGGGCATTGATGTTCTGCTGGTTACATTCTGTCTGGTGTTTACCAAGATAGCGCCACATGGATCCGTTGCTCTCACTGGCTTGCTGTTTGGAGACAGGCCTGCCGACGAATATCTCATGAACTACTGGGTGATTCAAATTACGATGGTATTGGCGGTTTTTTGGCTGTACGACGCCATACTTGAAAGCAGTCCATTGCAGGCTACCGTCGGTAAAATGCTTGTGAAAGTTAAAGTTTCCGGTGAGTTCAATACGAAGATCTCCTTTACCAAAGCGAGCGGGAAATTTGTTCTGAACGTTATATCTCTTATGCTTCTTGGCATCGGACAGTTCATCTCTCTTTTCACCAAAGATAAACAAACCATTGTCGACAGAGTGCTTAATTATGGCGTATATAAGGCATGA
- a CDS encoding helix-turn-helix transcriptional regulator, with protein MNKLPSTKQKLLNVLKKTQPCTIDGVMLHFSISEVAVRKHLGELERQGFIERRTLKQKIGRPLHEYRLTDKGHSTFPNQYEQLPVELLKDLEAVQGREAVHAVLNRRKEREQAHFDEAFQVDDFDEKIAQVTGIQNEKGYMVEAEQKDEGLYELTHYHCPIIKLAEEYGQVCLNEKEVFTNIFAPGHVEQQSCITKGDGVCKWTIKETKEG; from the coding sequence ATGAATAAGCTGCCTTCAACAAAACAGAAGTTATTAAATGTGTTAAAGAAGACACAACCATGTACGATTGATGGGGTAATGCTCCACTTCTCTATTTCAGAAGTTGCGGTGAGAAAGCATTTGGGCGAACTGGAACGACAGGGCTTTATTGAACGTCGTACCCTTAAACAAAAGATCGGTCGACCGTTGCACGAATATCGTCTGACCGATAAAGGGCACAGTACTTTTCCCAATCAGTATGAGCAACTGCCAGTTGAACTGCTCAAAGATCTAGAGGCCGTGCAAGGACGTGAAGCCGTTCATGCTGTTCTAAACAGGCGTAAGGAACGGGAACAGGCCCATTTTGATGAAGCATTTCAAGTCGATGACTTTGATGAGAAGATCGCACAGGTGACAGGCATACAGAACGAAAAGGGATATATGGTTGAAGCTGAACAAAAAGACGAGGGTTTGTATGAACTGACCCACTATCATTGTCCCATCATAAAACTTGCTGAGGAATACGGGCAAGTATGTCTAAATGAAAAAGAAGTATTTACAAATATATTTGCTCCCGGTCATGTCGAACAGCAATCTTGCATTACGAAAGGTGACGGGGTTTGCAAATGGACCATTAAAGAGACGAAGGAAGGATGA